The Candidatus Cloacimonadota bacterium genome contains a region encoding:
- a CDS encoding isocitrate/isopropylmalate dehydrogenase family protein, which yields MSSYRIAWLPGDGVGNDVMEAAKIILDTLELDAEYIHGDIGWEFWKTEGNPLPDRTVELLNNVDCALFGAITSKPKQEAEAELIPELQGKGLVYSSPIVGLRQKFNLHTNLRPCKAFKGNPLNYRDDIDIVVFRENTEGLYAGVEFHPVPEEVFESLSKNHKKMAKFEDTPLDDLAISCRIFTRKACHRIVRNAFEYAKKHGYKSVTVVEKPNVIRETSGLMIREARKVAKDFPEIQLWETNVDAMAMWLVKNPQDYGVLVSSNMFGDIISDLCAQLVGGLGFAASGNIGDKLAVFEPTHGSAPKYAGQYKVNPIAMLITTKLMLDYLGETEKADRLMNAIAKVIEEGKVRTYDMGGTSSTLDMAHAVAENL from the coding sequence ATGAGCTCATATCGAATTGCATGGCTTCCCGGTGATGGCGTCGGAAATGATGTCATGGAAGCCGCCAAAATTATCCTGGACACCCTTGAGTTGGATGCTGAATACATCCACGGTGATATCGGTTGGGAATTCTGGAAAACAGAGGGAAATCCCCTTCCTGATAGAACAGTTGAACTTCTTAACAACGTTGATTGCGCCCTTTTTGGCGCAATTACTTCAAAGCCCAAGCAAGAGGCAGAAGCAGAACTTATTCCCGAACTTCAGGGAAAAGGACTTGTCTATTCAAGCCCTATTGTCGGCTTAAGGCAAAAATTCAATCTTCATACGAATCTGCGACCCTGCAAAGCTTTCAAAGGAAATCCTCTTAATTACAGAGACGACATTGACATCGTTGTCTTCCGAGAAAATACAGAAGGTCTTTATGCCGGTGTTGAGTTTCATCCTGTGCCTGAAGAGGTATTTGAGTCCCTGTCTAAGAACCATAAGAAGATGGCAAAATTCGAAGATACCCCGCTTGATGATCTGGCAATTTCATGTAGAATATTCACGCGAAAAGCATGTCACAGAATTGTCAGAAATGCATTTGAATATGCAAAAAAGCACGGATATAAATCTGTAACTGTCGTAGAGAAGCCAAATGTGATCAGAGAAACATCCGGTCTGATGATTCGGGAAGCACGAAAAGTAGCAAAGGATTTCCCGGAAATCCAATTATGGGAAACCAATGTCGATGCAATGGCTATGTGGCTTGTTAAGAATCCACAAGACTATGGTGTCCTGGTTTCAAGTAATATGTTTGGTGATATTATTTCAGATCTCTGCGCTCAACTTGTTGGCGGACTCGGATTTGCGGCTAGTGGAAATATTGGTGATAAACTGGCAGTTTTTGAACCAACTCATGGGAGCGCTCCAAAATATGCTGGTCAGTACAAGGTAAATCCTATCGCTATGCTTATTACAACAAAACTAATGCTTGACTATTTAGGCGAAACAGAAAAAGCTGACCGTCTCATGAATGCGATTGCCAAAGTAATTGAAGAAGGAAAAGTTCGCACCTATGACATGGGTGGCACATCTTCCACACTCGATATGGCACATGCTGTAGCAGAAAATTTGTAA
- the greA gene encoding transcription elongation factor GreA — protein sequence MAREYISKAGLEKLRQRLEYLIQEERPAIIEEIGKARQFGDLSENAEYHAAKEKQRFIEAEISKLQAKIASLKVINTDDIDKNSIRFGATVELQDLKRNKVLRYKIVGEDETGKMGNVRMISFKSPIAKALLGKDVGEIVKVSAPVGILEYKINNITYEE from the coding sequence ATGGCACGGGAATATATATCAAAAGCAGGACTTGAAAAACTTCGACAACGACTTGAATATCTTATACAGGAAGAGCGTCCTGCTATTATTGAAGAAATTGGTAAAGCCCGTCAGTTTGGTGACCTAAGTGAAAATGCGGAATACCATGCTGCGAAGGAAAAGCAGCGTTTTATTGAAGCTGAAATCTCCAAATTACAGGCAAAGATCGCAAGCCTTAAGGTCATCAATACAGATGATATTGATAAAAATTCTATCCGCTTCGGAGCTACTGTTGAGCTTCAGGACTTGAAGCGTAATAAAGTGCTCCGATATAAAATTGTTGGTGAAGATGAAACTGGAAAAATGGGTAATGTACGTATGATCTCCTTTAAATCTCCAATTGCAAAAGCCCTTCTCGGGAAAGATGTTGGCGAGATCGTAAAAGTATCTGCCCCCGTTGGTATTTTAGAATATAAAATAAATAATATAACATATGAGGAGTAA